In a single window of the Drosophila albomicans strain 15112-1751.03 chromosome 3, ASM965048v2, whole genome shotgun sequence genome:
- the LOC117568034 gene encoding protein wech: MMELLSNNSVPQQMASSNAPSASNVAAVNAASNVVGVGVGANGSVNVGVINGGGSGGGSGSGSISSNASNSSERLLAGILESFPSWDLNVGLMPNVGQNNGSPPRTDFFINNFLGGLDTHGDFSIGPIGSGSSRNPKMSPESSNNSSISCGWCEVSASIRCLECNEFMCNDCLREHRNSPLSSNHSIVSLPTPIGASPTGGSSANAHTPPSSNFICDIHNEMLRYVCDYCRKLVCQFCTLHEHKEHSYASIQNFMVGSKEKLEGAIESSQVGTRCIKSSIDKALAFIRLIERNCSELSDNIRKAFRQFIIAIEDRERFLLDFVEKLRQRRLAILHDQMAGLKSALAGLSETSDMLSKVADNACSMDQIEIAMKLTNGQRQMEQFAGIYKDLQPKQEVFAFAPPDYSLLQDIRNQGGVILVDDKNMPIVSSSNGIVANNVVTAPTAATAIDMGFTMPSMASTGPLTVASTTVRRPLLRDNSFRIPSPIMQPRGGSACGMSSAALDWELNGLRSSPGLHFSAPRTTQAIPGCMDLVKVRNSNSLSLSFATEGHEDGQVSRPWGLCVDKMGHVLVSDRRNNRVQVFNPDGSLKFKFGRKGVGNGEFDLPAGICVDVDNRIIVVDKDNHRVQIFTASGVFLLKFGSYGKEYGQFQYPWDVAVNSRRQIVVTDSRNHRIQQFDSEGRFIRQIVFDNHGQTKGIASPRGVCYTPTGNIIVSDFDNHCLYLIDPDINDILSVKGHEGSGFHEFNRPSGLCCDDEGRIIVADSKNQRILVFNQNLDFMWDIEVRPSINPLMPPTLDEKDRTCDVALMPDGRIVFLIELSPDSKEGSNPYKRFVHVF; the protein is encoded by the exons ATGATGGAACTCTTGTCAAACAATTCGGTTCCGCAACAAATGGCCAGCAGCAATGCGCCCAGCGCCTCCAATGTTGCAGCGGTGAATGCTGCATCGAATGTTGTCGGTGTCGGTGTCGGTGCCAATGGCAGCGTCAACGTTGGCGTCATCAATggtggcggcagcggcggtggcagcggcagtggcagcatcagcagcaatgCCAGCAACTCATCCGAACGCCTCCTCGCCGGCATCCTCGAGTCATTTCCCTCCTGGGATCTCAATGTCGGTCTAATGCCCAATGTGGGACAAAATAATGG CTCGCCGCCACGCACTGATTTCTTTATCAACAATTTCCTGGGCGGTTTGGATACACATGGCGATTTTAGCATTGGCCCCATTGGCAGTGGCTCATCGCGCAATCCCAAAATGTCACCGGAATCTTCAAACAACTCGAGCATCAGCTGCGGCTGGTGTGAGGTTAGCGCCTCGATACGTTGCCTCGAATGCAACGAGTTCATGTGCAACGATTGCCTGCGCGAGCATCGCAACAGTCCACTATCCTCGAACCATTCAATTGTCTCACTGCCCACGCCCATTGGCGCCTCACCCACCGGCGGCAGCTCGGCCAACGCACACACGCCACCGAGCAGCAATTTCATCTGTGACATACACAACGAGATGCTGCGCTACGTGTGCGACTATTGCCGCAAACTCGTCTGCCAATTCTGCACACTGCACGAACACAAGGAGCACAGCTATGCGTCCATACAGAACTTCATGGTTGGCTCCAAGGAGAAGCTTGAGGGTGCCATCGAGAGCAGTCAGGTGGGCACACGTTGCATCAAGAGCAGCATTGACAAGGCTTTGGCCTTCATTCGGCTCATCGAGCGCAACTGCAGCGAGCTCAGCGACAACATACGCAAAGCCTTCCGACAGTTCATCATTGCCATCGAGGATCGCGAACGCTTTCTGCTCGACTTCGTGGAGAAGCTGCGTCAGCGTCGACTTGCCATACTCCACGATCAAATGGCCGGCTTGAAGTCAGCACTTGCTGGTCTCTCGGAGACCTCGGATATGCTCAGCAAGGTGGCGGACAATGCCTGCAGCATGGATCAAATTGAGATTGCCATGAAACTGACAAATGGCCAGCGACAGATGGAACAATTTGCGGGCATCTACAAGGATCTGCAGCCCAAACAGGAGGTCTTTGCCTTTGCGCCACCCGACTACAGTCTGCTGCAGGATATTCGCAATCAAGGCGGCGTGATTTTGGTCGATGACAAGAACATGCCCATTGTGTCCAGCAGCAATGGCATTGTGGCCAACAATGTGGTCACCGCACCCACAGCAGCCACCGCCATCGACATGGGCTTCACCATGCCTAGCATGGCCAGCACGGGACCCTTAACGGTCGCCTCCACAACAGTGCGACGTCCGCTGCTGCGCGACAACAGCTTCCGCATCCCATCGCCCATCATGCAGCCGCGTGGTGGCAGCGCCTGTGGCATGTCAAGTGCTGCACTCGACTGGGAGCTGAACGGATTGCGTAGCTCACCGGGTTTGCACTTCAGTGCGCCACGCACCACTCAAGCGATTCCCGGTTGCATGGATCTGGTCAAGGTGCGCAATTCCAattcgctgtcgctgtcgtttgCCACCGAGGGTCATGAGGATGGCCAGGTGAGCCGCCCCTGGGGCCTGTGCGTCGATAAGATGGGACATGTGCTAGTCTCCGATAGACGCAACAATCGTGTTCAGGTCTTCAATCCGGATGGTTCGCTCAAGTTCAAATTTGGTCGCAAGGGCGTCGGCAATGGCGAGTTCGATTTGCCCGCTGGCATTTGCGTTGATGTCGACAATCGCATCATTGTCGTGGACAAGGATAATCATCGTGTGCAGATCTTCACAGCCAGCGGTGTCTTTCTCCTCAAATTCGGCAGCTATGGCAAGGAGTATGGACAGTTCCAGTATCCCTGGGATGTGGCTGTCAATTCGCGTCGTCAGATTGTGGTCACCGATTCGCGCAATCATCGCATACAGCAATTCGATTCCGAGGGACGCTTCATACGCCAGATTGTGTTCGACAACCATGGCCAAACGAAGGGCATTGCATCGCCACGAGGCGTCTGCTATACACCGACGGGAAACATCATTGTATCCGACTTTGACAACCACTGCTTGTATCTGATTGATCCCGATATCAATGAT ATTCTGTCTGTCAAGGGCCATGAGGGATCTGGTTTCCATGAGTTCAATCGCCCCTCGGGTCTGTGCTGCGATGACGAGGGCCGCATTATAGTCGCCGATTCAAAGAATCAACGCATACTCGTCTTTAATCAGAATCTCGACTTTATGTGGGAT aTCGAAGTACGTCCATCCATCAATCCGCTAATGCCGCCAACGTTGGATGAAAAGGATCGCACTTGCGATGTGGCATTGATGCCGGATGGACGCATCGTATTCCTCATAGAGCTGTCGCCGGACTCCAAAGAAGGGTCTAACCCTTATAAGCGGTTTGTGCATGTATTCTAA